A single Anatilimnocola floriformis DNA region contains:
- a CDS encoding c-type cytochrome, with product MNLRWIMMLAMLGCGMFAAGCGSPPPQFQRYVTFIRLTEKQAGAEFKFKPEQLQALDEILAAQFGTPNEPSIPALGELDVAKVMRLNNLKTAAGGVGSDASGRAVGLYREHCAHCHGVTGDGMGPTAAFLNPYPRDYRKGQFKFKSTPVGFKPTHEDLTRIIKDGIPGTAMPSFLLLPENEIEAIVEYVKYLAIRGEVERNLLNLYAAGELGAEDKLISNAAEPNPEQVTMLKDQTAGVVTKWLEAEANATGVSVRPNYTPEEFIKSKEAGRALFQGTKANCFSCHGITALGDGQLTGFDEWTKELIAPTGVRNPELIREFTHLGMLEPRNIRPRNLRQGVFRGGRRPLDIFWRVRNGIEGTPMPGFKPEVLSDNDIWNIVNYVQSLAYEPISDPRQARDPINVQDSAK from the coding sequence ATGAATCTGCGTTGGATAATGATGTTGGCGATGCTCGGCTGCGGCATGTTTGCCGCCGGCTGTGGCTCGCCGCCGCCCCAGTTTCAGCGGTATGTGACTTTCATTCGGCTCACCGAAAAGCAAGCCGGCGCCGAATTCAAGTTCAAGCCGGAGCAGCTGCAGGCTCTCGATGAAATCTTGGCCGCCCAGTTCGGCACGCCGAACGAGCCCTCGATTCCGGCGCTCGGCGAGCTCGATGTCGCCAAGGTCATGCGGCTCAACAATCTCAAGACCGCAGCCGGCGGCGTTGGCAGCGATGCCAGTGGGCGGGCGGTTGGTTTGTATCGCGAGCATTGTGCTCACTGCCACGGCGTGACCGGCGACGGCATGGGGCCGACGGCTGCCTTTTTGAATCCTTATCCGCGCGACTATCGCAAGGGACAGTTCAAGTTCAAGTCGACCCCCGTGGGCTTCAAGCCGACGCACGAAGACTTGACTCGGATCATCAAGGATGGCATTCCCGGTACGGCGATGCCCTCGTTCCTGTTGCTGCCCGAAAACGAAATCGAAGCGATCGTCGAATACGTGAAGTACCTGGCCATTCGCGGTGAAGTCGAACGGAATCTGCTCAACCTGTATGCAGCCGGCGAACTAGGTGCTGAAGACAAGTTGATCAGCAACGCCGCCGAGCCGAACCCCGAGCAAGTTACGATGCTTAAGGACCAAACCGCTGGCGTGGTGACCAAGTGGCTCGAAGCCGAAGCGAATGCGACAGGCGTAAGCGTTCGGCCGAATTACACTCCCGAAGAATTTATCAAATCCAAGGAAGCCGGCCGCGCGCTGTTTCAAGGCACCAAGGCCAACTGCTTCAGCTGCCACGGCATCACGGCATTGGGCGATGGTCAGTTGACCGGCTTCGATGAATGGACCAAAGAACTCATCGCGCCGACCGGCGTGCGTAACCCGGAATTGATTCGCGAGTTTACTCACCTCGGCATGCTCGAGCCCCGCAACATCCGCCCGCGTAACTTGCGGCAGGGTGTGTTCCGCGGCGGCCGTCGCCCGCTCGATATCTTCTGGCGCGTGCGGAACGGTATCGAAGGAACGCCGATGCCGGGTTTCAAGCCTGAGGTGTTGTCGGACAACGACATTTGGAACATCGTCAATTACGTGCAGTCGCTGGCCTACGAACCGATCAGCGATCCGCGGCAAGCACGCGATCCCATCAACGTTCAAGATTCGGCCAAGTAA
- the coxB gene encoding cytochrome c oxidase subunit II, with the protein MGRFWSLLFLMVPIVGVLVFVWAMAGWPGMVNHWLPENIGGNEAIWIDRLFLFILGLTGVIFIATGVVFFWFLWAYDAEKTTQPVKYFHGSHTLEVVWSIIPAATLLFIAIFQMKVWANAKLERPQVDGLPKAPIAEITGRQFEWRIRYAGKDGIVGTQDDILKVNDLHLPINEDVVLLIKSQDVLHSFFLPHVRVKQDVVPGMQQFVWFKANRTGKYDIVCAELCGWGHYKMRGRMTLQKRADFDKWLEQAWQEQEVSSFAPSAGE; encoded by the coding sequence GTGGGTCGTTTTTGGAGTTTGTTGTTTTTGATGGTGCCGATCGTCGGCGTCCTCGTGTTTGTCTGGGCGATGGCTGGTTGGCCAGGCATGGTCAATCATTGGCTGCCAGAAAACATCGGCGGCAATGAAGCGATCTGGATCGATCGACTGTTCCTGTTCATCCTCGGCTTGACCGGTGTGATCTTCATCGCAACCGGCGTTGTGTTCTTCTGGTTCTTGTGGGCGTACGACGCGGAAAAAACAACGCAGCCGGTGAAGTACTTTCACGGCAGTCACACACTGGAAGTCGTTTGGTCGATCATTCCCGCCGCGACGCTCCTCTTCATTGCGATTTTTCAGATGAAGGTGTGGGCCAACGCCAAGCTGGAACGGCCGCAGGTCGATGGCTTGCCGAAGGCTCCGATCGCCGAGATCACTGGCCGGCAGTTTGAGTGGCGGATTCGCTACGCCGGCAAGGATGGCATCGTCGGCACGCAGGACGACATCCTCAAGGTCAATGATTTGCACCTGCCCATCAACGAAGACGTGGTGTTGCTCATCAAGAGCCAGGACGTGCTCCACAGCTTCTTCCTGCCGCACGTGCGCGTGAAGCAGGACGTGGTTCCGGGTATGCAACAGTTTGTGTGGTTCAAAGCTAATCGCACCGGCAAGTACGACATCGTCTGTGCCGAGTTGTGTGGTTGGGGACATTACAAGATGCGCGGCCGAATGACGCTGCAAAAGCGGGCCGATTTCGACAAATGGCTGGAACAGGCGTGGCAGGAGCAGGAGGTTTCGTCCTTCGCACCTTCCGCGGGAGAGTAA
- a CDS encoding cytochrome c oxidase subunit I has translation MSTTAIQPHGGHDTHAPGMSVGQFISTYVFSLDHKIIGLQFLFSTLLWFLVGGLLALGIRWQLAYPWQDMPVIGRMLFSAEGGQISPEFYTTLFTMHATVMIFFVIIPILAGAFGNYLIPLMIGADDMAFPTLNMLSYWFMWPAFILIGMSFLFPPYGAGGGWTSYPPLSVVWDAAPGSHWPQSLWLLGVTFVGVSSMMGSVNYMTTIIQMRAPGLTMFRLPLTIWAMFITAILQAFALPVLTAAGFMQLTDRLIGTGFFLPDGLVVNNSAPATGGGQPLLWQHLFWFYSHPAVYIMILPAMGMVSDIISCFARKPIFGYKPMVYSISGIAGLGFIVWGHHMFVSGMNPILGMTFMVSTMMIALPSAVKVFNWLGTIWGGKIQFTTPMLFALSFVSMFIIGGLSGIFMAATPVDIFIHDTYFIVAHFHYVLFAGTAMAVFGSIYFWYPKMFGRMMDENLGKVHFFLTFLFLNGTFFTMHILGAVGFPRRLADPYDYDTFRHLLPMNRFMTWCAIGMVATQVIFAFNFIKSMFFGQVVGRNPWGANSLEWAAPSPPGHGNFDFQPIVYRGPYEYGSPEVDTDFYPQTQPPPADPARRYKAPDHH, from the coding sequence ATGAGTACGACCGCAATTCAACCGCATGGTGGCCACGATACGCATGCTCCTGGCATGAGTGTCGGGCAGTTCATCAGCACCTACGTCTTCTCGCTTGATCACAAGATCATCGGGCTGCAGTTCCTGTTTTCCACCTTGCTGTGGTTCCTGGTCGGCGGCTTGCTCGCGCTGGGAATTCGCTGGCAGCTGGCCTATCCCTGGCAAGACATGCCGGTGATCGGTCGGATGCTGTTCAGCGCCGAGGGTGGCCAGATCTCGCCCGAGTTCTACACCACGCTGTTTACGATGCACGCGACGGTGATGATCTTCTTTGTGATCATCCCGATTCTCGCCGGCGCGTTCGGCAACTACCTGATCCCGCTGATGATCGGCGCCGACGATATGGCGTTTCCGACGCTGAACATGCTCAGCTACTGGTTCATGTGGCCAGCCTTCATCCTGATCGGCATGAGCTTTTTGTTCCCGCCCTACGGTGCTGGTGGTGGTTGGACTTCGTATCCGCCGTTGTCGGTGGTTTGGGATGCTGCTCCGGGCAGTCACTGGCCGCAATCGCTGTGGCTGCTGGGCGTGACCTTTGTCGGTGTGTCGTCGATGATGGGTTCGGTCAATTACATGACCACGATCATCCAGATGCGTGCGCCAGGCCTGACCATGTTCCGCCTGCCGCTCACGATTTGGGCGATGTTCATCACCGCCATTCTGCAAGCCTTCGCGTTGCCGGTCCTCACGGCTGCTGGCTTTATGCAATTGACGGACCGCTTGATCGGCACGGGCTTCTTCCTGCCCGATGGCCTCGTGGTGAATAACAGCGCGCCGGCGACCGGTGGTGGTCAGCCGTTGTTGTGGCAGCACTTGTTCTGGTTCTATTCGCACCCGGCCGTGTACATCATGATTTTGCCGGCGATGGGTATGGTCAGCGACATCATCAGCTGCTTCGCTCGCAAGCCGATCTTTGGTTACAAGCCGATGGTGTACTCGATCTCCGGTATCGCCGGGCTCGGCTTCATCGTGTGGGGTCACCATATGTTCGTCTCGGGGATGAATCCGATCCTCGGTATGACGTTCATGGTCAGCACGATGATGATCGCCTTGCCGTCGGCAGTGAAGGTGTTCAACTGGTTGGGCACGATCTGGGGCGGCAAGATTCAGTTCACCACGCCCATGCTCTTTGCGTTGTCGTTTGTCTCGATGTTTATCATCGGCGGGTTGTCGGGCATCTTCATGGCCGCCACGCCGGTCGACATCTTCATTCACGACACGTACTTCATTGTCGCTCACTTCCACTATGTGCTCTTCGCGGGCACGGCGATGGCGGTGTTCGGCTCGATCTACTTCTGGTATCCGAAAATGTTCGGCCGGATGATGGATGAGAACCTCGGTAAGGTCCACTTCTTCCTGACGTTCCTGTTCCTCAACGGCACGTTCTTCACGATGCACATTCTGGGCGCGGTCGGTTTCCCCCGTCGCCTGGCCGATCCGTATGACTACGACACGTTCCGCCACTTGCTGCCGATGAATCGCTTCATGACCTGGTGCGCCATCGGCATGGTGGCCACGCAAGTGATCTTTGCGTTCAACTTCATCAAGAGCATGTTCTTCGGTCAGGTGGTCGGCCGGAATCCTTGGGGTGCCAACAGCCTCGAGTGGGCTGCACCCAGCCCGCCGGGACACGGCAACTTCGACTTCCAACCGATCGTCTACCGCGGCCCGTACGAATACGGCTCGCCGGAAGTCGACACCGATTTCTATCCGCAGACCCAACCGCCACCGGCCGATCCGGCCCGGCGTTATAAGGCTCCGGATCACCACTAG
- a CDS encoding COX15/CtaA family protein produces MTNPTSTYRWPHRLALLSAVVIFPLIWVGGLVTSYDAGMAVPDWPGTYGYNLFLYPWTTWFFGPWDLFIEHGHRMLGATAGMLMIALVVATYLSKCPRWLLQFSLALLVLVILQGVLGGIRVRLDDRMFALLHGCTGPVFFVLVVAFATLTSPRFAQRPLGEQKAPQSLSTAAWGFAGVCYLQLVLGALVRHVPVTSSAGFFRAVALLHIVMAMILLGQALLLSGKVLFGRDRNVSRWVGGLLSALIVVQVSLGAATWIVKYGWPGWMGSFQFAAEHVNYEKSVLQAVISTAHVANGSLILATAVILSLQASRHWRPAVAIAAPLLLVRPTA; encoded by the coding sequence ATGACCAACCCCACCTCGACATATCGCTGGCCTCACCGCCTGGCCCTGCTGTCGGCGGTGGTTATCTTCCCGCTGATTTGGGTCGGCGGGTTGGTGACAAGCTATGACGCCGGCATGGCCGTGCCCGATTGGCCGGGTACCTATGGTTACAACCTGTTCCTCTACCCTTGGACCACTTGGTTCTTCGGGCCTTGGGATCTGTTCATTGAACACGGTCACCGCATGCTCGGCGCGACGGCTGGCATGCTGATGATCGCGCTCGTGGTCGCCACTTACTTGTCGAAGTGCCCGCGCTGGTTGCTGCAGTTTTCGCTGGCTCTGCTCGTGCTCGTGATTCTCCAGGGCGTCCTCGGTGGCATTCGCGTGCGTCTTGACGATCGCATGTTCGCGCTGCTGCATGGTTGCACGGGACCTGTGTTCTTCGTGTTGGTTGTAGCCTTTGCCACGCTCACGTCACCGCGCTTCGCTCAGCGACCGCTGGGCGAACAAAAAGCCCCGCAGTCGCTCTCGACGGCAGCCTGGGGTTTTGCCGGAGTTTGCTACCTGCAGCTCGTGCTCGGCGCCCTGGTGCGACACGTACCAGTGACCAGCTCGGCGGGATTCTTCCGCGCGGTAGCGCTGCTGCACATCGTCATGGCGATGATCCTGCTTGGTCAGGCGCTGCTCCTTTCCGGCAAGGTGCTGTTTGGCAGAGACCGGAATGTTTCGCGCTGGGTTGGCGGTTTATTGTCGGCTCTGATTGTCGTGCAAGTTTCCCTCGGCGCTGCCACTTGGATTGTCAAATACGGTTGGCCGGGCTGGATGGGTTCGTTCCAGTTCGCCGCCGAACACGTCAACTACGAAAAGTCTGTCCTGCAGGCTGTTATTTCCACCGCGCACGTTGCCAATGGCTCGCTGATTTTGGCGACGGCAGTGATTCTGTCGCTGCAAGCGTCGCGTCACTGGCGGCCGGCAGTGGCCATTGCTGCTCCTTTGTTGCTCGTGAGGCCTACCGCATGA